In the genome of Yersinia enterocolitica, the window TCTGCTGGCAACCAGCGCCGACAAAGGTGCTGTGCGCGACAAAAGTAAGCTGGGAGGCTAATACCCATGGCGGTATCACAACCCTTATCTGCTGCCCCTTGCGGGGCAGAATATCTGCGGGCGATATTGCGCGCGCCGGTGTATGAGGTGGCGCAAGTCACCCCGTTGCAAGTGATGGAAAAAATCTCTTCCCGCCTGGCTAATACTATTTTGGTTAAACGTGAAGATCGCCAGCCAGTGCACAGTTTTAAGCTGCGTGGTGCTTATGCGATGCTGGCGGGTCTGACAGAAGAGCAGAAAGCCTGTGGTGTGATAACCGCCTCTGCCGGTAATCATGCGCAAGGTGTCGCCCTCTCAGCCAGTAAGCTGGGTATCAAGGCACTTATCGTGATGCCGGTAGCAACCGCTGACATCAAAGTGGATGCCGTGCGCGGTTTTGGTGGTGAGGTGCTGCTGTTCGGTGCCAATTTCGATGAAGCCAAAGGCAAAGCTATCGAGTTATCCCAGCAGCAGGGTTATACCTTTGTGCCGCCGTTTGACCATCCGGCCGTTATCGCCGGGCAGGGGACGCTGGCGATGGAGTTACTCCAGCAAGACGCACACCTTGATCGGATTTTTGTCCCGGTCGGTGGCGGTGGGCTGGTGGCCGGTGTGGCGGTGCTTATCAAGCAACTGATGCCGCAGATTAAAGTGATCGGGGTTGAAGCGGAAGACTCAGCTTGTTTACGTGCCGCACTGGATGCGGGCAAGCCGGTTGACCTGGCCCGTGTTGGGTTATTTGCCGAGGGTGTCGCCGTTAAACGTATTGGCGATGAGCCATTCCGCCTGTGCCAAGAGTATTTGGACGAGGTGATAACCGTCGACAGTGATGCTATCTGTGCGGCAGTAAAAGATTTATTTGAAGATGTGCGTGCCATCGCCGAACCTTCTGGTGCTTTGGCGCTGGCGGGCCTGAAAAAGTATGTTCAGCAGCATAATATCAAAGGCGAACGTCTGGCCCATGTGCTGTCCGGTGCTAACGTGAACTTCCACGGCCTGCGCTATGTGTCAGAACGTTGTGAGCTGGGCGAGCAGCGTGAAGCTTTGCTGGCCGTAACTATCCCCGAGAAAAAAGGCAGTTTTCTCCGTTTCTGCGAGTTGCTGGGGGGGCGTTCGGTCACTGAATTCAACTACCGTTATGCGGATGCCGATAATGCCTGCATTTTCGTAGGGGTACGTTTGACGCGCGGCTATGCCGAGCGGGCAGAGATATTGGCTGAGCTACAGGCAAAAGATTATCAGGTGGTGGACCTATCTGACGACGAGATGGCCAAACTGCATGTGCGTTATATGGTGGGTGGTCGACCTTCCAAACCATTGCGTGAGCGGCTGTACAGCTTTGAATTCCCTGAATCACCGGGCGCATTGCTGAAGTTCTTGCATACATTAGGTACGCACTGGAATATCTCTTTGTTCCACTATCGTAGCCATGGCACTGATTTTGGTCGGGTATTGGCAGGGTTTGAGTTGTCAGATTCTGAGCCGCAATTTGAAGAGCACTTGGCCGCTTTGGGCTATGATTGCCATGATGAAACCAACAACCCGGCGTTTAAGTTCTTTTTGGCGGGTTAAGTTTTGGCTGGATGAAGTGGCGGTGAATACCTATCAACCACAATAAAACTCAGGGCTAATAAGCGCTGAGTTTTTTATTTCCACTTAGTTATATTTAATCTTCTTATATATTCTCAAAAATAAGCATTCCAAATGAAATTCAGTATTAGTGCAGTGTAATATCATCTGTGGATTTATTAATTGAGATGAATAATATCGCAGTTAATAACCATGTCGTTGAATGATTATTTTTCATGGTTTGAATAATATATGGAGTTTTTATATGAGTGAAACATTAGCCTTGATTAAAGCATCAATTAAATCATCGGCGCCTGACTACATCCCCCCTACACCGCTAAGTAACCGTTTGAATCCCCTGCAAAACTCAATTCGGTCTTATTCAATGCGTGATGGGACGACAACAATTGAAACAACGCGTCGCAAAGGGGAGATCGTTAGGCAAATTGTAACAAGAGAATACATTGATGCTGCAAGCAATAAGACGGTTAAAATGAAAACCTTTGATGCAGCTACCAATACGATAAATCAGGCTATCGAGCACTTTGATTCTAACAATAATATGACTAAGAGGGTCGTTGAAAGTTTTAGTTATGACCCAGTTAAAAAGGCAGTACAATTGAGCGAAACAGTGGTAGTAAAACAAAGTTTCGATGCTAAAAATAATATAACGCACCGCGCTGAACAGAAAACTAATGCTGCTGGTGAAATCACTTATAACCTGGTTGATACCTATCCCAACGTAAACATTACCAACAACTTGCAAAGCGACACCTGCCAACTGACCGATTCGATAAACAGTTTCCCTACCAAAGAGAGCGCTCCTGCTCCTGTGGAGGCGACTATGTGTAATCCTTTAACTCTGGGGCTGAGGAATCTTGTTCCCGCCATAAATTACGCTTCACGATTGTAAACTACAGCAGCCCCCAAAATGCTTCGATCAACGGCTCATTGAGCCGTTTTTTGGGCACACACACACCCAGCTCAAATGGCTCGACCAACGAGATATCATCCAGCAAGGAAATGCGGTTGCGCACCGGTTCCGGGCTGTTATCCACCACCACTGATGGGATCAGTGCCACACCGCAGCCCAATGCTACCATTGATACAATTGCTTCATGGCCGGAAACCGTAGCATAAATCAATGGGTTACTGATGCGCTGGCGGCGGAACCACAAATCAATGCGTTTTCGTGATGGGCCATGCTCAGGCAAAATAAAGGGGACCGTGGCCCAATCGGGCTGTTCCACCGAGACCTGTGAACGCACTGCGCAAGGCAGGGCTGGCGCAATCAAAACCAGCGGAATCTCGCCAATCTGGGTAAAGGCGATGCTGGTGGGGAGCACTTCAGGGCGACCAGCAATACCGAGATCAGCCTCATTCGATTGCACTTTATCTACCGCATCGGCGGCATCACCGGTAGTGAGTTTGATTTCAACCAACGGATGACGTGCGCGAAAACGATCGAGAATGGGGGGTAAATGGCTATAGGCGGCGGTGACTGAACAAAATAGCCGCAGTTCGCCACTGAGTGATGGCCCGTGCTGACCCAAGGCATGGCGCAGCTGCTGGTACTGTAGCAATGTCTGTTGAGCAAAAGCCTTGAGCTGTGTACCGGCATCGGTCAGTTGCACCGTGCGGTTGTCTCGTAAAAACAGGGGCTGTCCGAGCGTCTCCTCCAGCCGCTGAATCTGGCGTGATAG includes:
- the ilvA gene encoding threonine ammonia-lyase, biosynthetic, whose product is MAVSQPLSAAPCGAEYLRAILRAPVYEVAQVTPLQVMEKISSRLANTILVKREDRQPVHSFKLRGAYAMLAGLTEEQKACGVITASAGNHAQGVALSASKLGIKALIVMPVATADIKVDAVRGFGGEVLLFGANFDEAKGKAIELSQQQGYTFVPPFDHPAVIAGQGTLAMELLQQDAHLDRIFVPVGGGGLVAGVAVLIKQLMPQIKVIGVEAEDSACLRAALDAGKPVDLARVGLFAEGVAVKRIGDEPFRLCQEYLDEVITVDSDAICAAVKDLFEDVRAIAEPSGALALAGLKKYVQQHNIKGERLAHVLSGANVNFHGLRYVSERCELGEQREALLAVTIPEKKGSFLRFCELLGGRSVTEFNYRYADADNACIFVGVRLTRGYAERAEILAELQAKDYQVVDLSDDEMAKLHVRYMVGGRPSKPLRERLYSFEFPESPGALLKFLHTLGTHWNISLFHYRSHGTDFGRVLAGFELSDSEPQFEEHLAALGYDCHDETNNPAFKFFLAG
- a CDS encoding HTH-type transcriptional activator IlvY, with product MDLRDLKLFLHLAESRHFGRTAKATHVSPSTLSRQIQRLEETLGQPLFLRDNRTVQLTDAGTQLKAFAQQTLLQYQQLRHALGQHGPSLSGELRLFCSVTAAYSHLPPILDRFRARHPLVEIKLTTGDAADAVDKVQSNEADLGIAGRPEVLPTSIAFTQIGEIPLVLIAPALPCAVRSQVSVEQPDWATVPFILPEHGPSRKRIDLWFRRQRISNPLIYATVSGHEAIVSMVALGCGVALIPSVVVDNSPEPVRNRISLLDDISLVEPFELGVCVPKKRLNEPLIEAFWGLL